The following proteins come from a genomic window of Chloroflexota bacterium:
- a CDS encoding glycosyltransferase, protein MPKTSIVIRSKNEESYIGQTLGAIFEQDEQDFEVIIVDSGSRDKTLEIASSYPVKIIRIRETIFTYGRALNIGIRNSTGDFIVSLSAHALPTDGQWLRHLLAAFADLTVAGVYGRHVPRANATKLEVWGMHWGGTIDGQRRRQTRDFRFSNANGAIRRQIWEFIPFDESLSGGEDFVWAKQVQDLGYAIVYEPAAAVYHSHGEGFWRLMRRQVQDKPVLLRLYLGLESSHWRRMAKRPLDSAPGMRTRR, encoded by the coding sequence TGCCGAAAACATCTATCGTAATCAGATCCAAAAATGAAGAATCTTATATCGGCCAAACTCTAGGCGCTATTTTTGAGCAGGACGAACAGGATTTCGAAGTCATTATTGTAGATTCTGGATCCAGAGATAAGACCTTGGAGATCGCCAGCAGCTACCCAGTCAAGATCATTCGTATTAGAGAAACGATTTTTACTTATGGCCGAGCGCTGAATATTGGCATCAGGAACTCAACGGGCGACTTCATCGTTAGTCTCAGTGCGCATGCCTTACCGACCGATGGACAGTGGTTGAGACATTTACTGGCTGCCTTCGCTGATCTGACGGTAGCGGGCGTCTATGGCCGTCACGTGCCACGGGCCAACGCCACCAAGCTGGAGGTGTGGGGGATGCATTGGGGTGGCACCATAGACGGACAGAGAAGGCGACAAACGCGAGATTTCAGATTCTCGAACGCTAATGGTGCTATCAGACGGCAGATTTGGGAATTTATTCCTTTTGATGAGAGTTTGAGTGGTGGCGAGGATTTTGTTTGGGCTAAGCAGGTTCAGGATCTGGGCTATGCCATCGTCTACGAGCCAGCAGCGGCTGTGTATCATTCGCACGGTGAGGGGTTCTGGCGGTTAATGCGCAGACAAGTACAGGATAAGCCTGTTTTATTGAGGCTCTATCTAGGTCTGGAGTCATCTCATTGGAGGAGAATGGCGAAGAGGCCCCTGGATAGCGCCCCAGGGATGCGCACGAGACGGTAA
- a CDS encoding YifB family Mg chelatase-like AAA ATPase, translated as MLARALTCAVVGLEGAIVEVEVDIAQGLPAFTIVGLPDTAVQEAKERVRAAIKNSGCLFPLKRITVNLAPADLKKEGPAYDLPIAIGILLASEQVPLEATGQLFLGELSLDGTLRHTTGILPMVSFAQERDVTQVFVPAINAKESSLVDGIRIIPVQTLAELVDHLRNERVIPAYEPDDHLLEWSDIVAGDLTHIKGQEHAKRALEVAAAGGHNVMMSGPPGAGKTLLARALPSILPRMDIRESLEVTKIYSVAGLLPADTPLIRQRPFRAPHHTISHAGLVGGGRWPRPGEISLAHRGVLFLDELPEFGQHVLEVLRQPLEDGVVTISRAQGTVSFPTKFMLVAAMNPCPCGYYGDPVKECTCSEATVSRYQRRISGPLLDRIDIHVEVPRVEYEKLADERLGEPSERVRERVEAAREIQRWRFKDTRLTCNAEMGPGEVRELCRMEAGAQGILRAAMNQLHLSARGYHRVLKLARTIADLAGAETISAAHLAEAVQYRPRGRG; from the coding sequence GTGCTCGCCAGAGCCCTGACTTGTGCTGTGGTTGGCCTGGAGGGTGCCATCGTTGAGGTTGAGGTAGATATCGCGCAAGGACTGCCGGCATTTACAATAGTAGGGCTGCCGGACACAGCTGTTCAGGAAGCAAAGGAGCGTGTGCGGGCAGCGATCAAAAATTCAGGCTGTCTTTTTCCTCTCAAACGCATCACGGTGAACTTAGCCCCCGCCGATCTGAAAAAAGAGGGTCCAGCTTACGATCTACCGATAGCGATCGGTATTTTATTAGCCTCTGAACAGGTCCCTCTCGAAGCCACTGGGCAGCTCTTCTTGGGTGAACTCTCGTTAGATGGTACCTTACGTCATACCACTGGCATCTTACCGATGGTTTCCTTTGCCCAGGAGCGAGACGTCACCCAGGTCTTCGTCCCGGCGATTAACGCCAAAGAGTCCTCTTTAGTAGATGGTATTCGGATCATCCCCGTACAGACCCTAGCTGAGCTGGTCGATCACCTGCGCAATGAGAGAGTCATCCCCGCCTATGAGCCTGATGATCATCTACTGGAATGGAGTGATATCGTCGCCGGCGATCTTACGCACATTAAAGGGCAGGAGCATGCGAAGCGGGCCCTGGAGGTGGCGGCGGCGGGTGGACACAATGTTATGATGAGCGGCCCTCCGGGTGCAGGAAAGACGCTTCTGGCGCGGGCCTTGCCCTCTATCCTGCCCAGGATGGATATCAGAGAGTCTCTTGAGGTAACAAAAATATACAGTGTGGCTGGTTTATTACCGGCAGACACGCCCCTTATTAGGCAACGCCCCTTCCGTGCTCCTCATCATACGATCAGTCATGCTGGGTTAGTGGGGGGCGGGCGTTGGCCAAGGCCGGGGGAGATCAGTCTAGCCCATCGTGGGGTTCTCTTCCTGGACGAGTTGCCCGAGTTTGGGCAGCACGTATTGGAGGTGTTGCGCCAGCCTCTGGAAGATGGGGTGGTGACCATTAGTCGAGCGCAGGGGACGGTCAGCTTCCCGACTAAATTTATGCTTGTGGCCGCGATGAATCCCTGCCCATGTGGCTATTATGGTGATCCGGTCAAGGAGTGTACCTGTAGCGAGGCGACCGTCAGCCGCTATCAGCGGCGTATCTCCGGTCCCTTGCTGGATCGCATTGACATCCATGTGGAAGTGCCCCGCGTCGAATACGAAAAACTGGCCGATGAGCGTTTGGGGGAGCCTTCGGAGCGGGTGAGGGAAAGGGTGGAAGCAGCCCGAGAGATTCAGCGATGGCGGTTCAAGGACACCAGGCTTACCTGCAATGCCGAGATGGGGCCGGGGGAGGTACGGGAGCTCTGTCGGATGGAAGCAGGCGCCCAAGGGATACTGCGGGCGGCCATGAACCAGTTGCATCTATCAGCGCGGGGTTATCATCGGGTGTTGAAGCTGGCCCGAACGATCGCAGACCTGGCCGGGGCAGAGACCATCTCCGCAGCTCACCTTGCCGAGGCTGTACAATACCGGCCGAGAGGAAGAGGGTAG
- the hydA gene encoding dihydropyrimidinase yields the protein MDTLIRNGLIVTASECYTGDIAIEAGKIVQIGTGLEGADEIIDATGKYVFPGAIDVHVHLEMPSGALVTSDDFFSGTVAAAHGGTTCIIDFATQERGKPLSQAIATRRAVADSKTVIDYALHLEIIEVNERVLAEINELVKSGYPSFKLYMAYEEIMLQQDDLLSVLNQLAESGGIPMVHTENAWYIRQKVRRLLSKGKTATAYHPLSRPPEGEAEAAGRIILAGELVGCPVYIAHVSCSETLAKITAAQHNGLMVFAETCPQYLLLSSACFDEPEPERYVCSPPLRDPSHQEHLWPGLARGNLQVVSTDHCSWWLRGQKDQAENFTQIPGGLPGIETRLPLLYTFGVRTGHLSLNRLAAVTSTNPAKIFGLFPQKGTIMPGSDADLVIFDPHREVRLTAESLHQRVDHNPYAHLTVRGYPSVTLSRGRVIVRDGHFLGEPGMGRFLLRQPFEHGLTLL from the coding sequence TTGGATACGCTTATTAGGAATGGACTTATAGTCACAGCCAGCGAATGTTATACAGGTGATATCGCTATCGAGGCCGGTAAGATCGTCCAAATAGGTACTGGACTGGAAGGGGCAGATGAGATCATCGATGCCACTGGGAAGTATGTTTTTCCTGGGGCTATAGATGTCCACGTCCATCTGGAGATGCCTAGTGGTGCTCTGGTCACCAGTGATGACTTTTTCAGCGGCACCGTCGCTGCGGCCCACGGTGGAACGACCTGTATCATCGACTTCGCCACGCAGGAAAGAGGCAAGCCGCTCTCTCAGGCCATCGCGACACGTCGGGCTGTCGCCGATTCGAAGACCGTGATCGATTATGCTCTTCATCTGGAAATCATCGAGGTCAATGAGCGGGTATTGGCGGAGATCAACGAATTAGTAAAGTCTGGTTATCCCAGCTTCAAGCTCTACATGGCCTACGAAGAGATCATGTTGCAACAGGATGACTTGCTGAGCGTCTTAAACCAGCTGGCTGAGTCTGGCGGTATACCGATGGTGCATACAGAGAATGCCTGGTATATCAGGCAGAAGGTGCGCCGTCTATTAAGTAAGGGCAAGACGGCCACCGCTTATCATCCGCTCAGCAGACCGCCAGAGGGCGAGGCTGAGGCCGCTGGCCGCATCATCCTGGCTGGTGAACTGGTGGGTTGCCCAGTCTACATCGCCCACGTGTCTTGCTCTGAAACGTTAGCCAAAATCACTGCGGCGCAGCATAATGGATTAATGGTTTTTGCCGAAACCTGTCCCCAGTACCTGCTCCTTTCCAGTGCTTGCTTTGACGAACCGGAGCCAGAGCGCTACGTTTGCTCTCCCCCTTTGCGGGACCCTTCACATCAGGAGCACCTTTGGCCAGGCCTGGCCAGGGGCAATCTGCAAGTGGTCTCCACTGACCATTGTTCCTGGTGGCTGCGCGGGCAAAAGGACCAGGCGGAGAATTTCACCCAGATACCCGGTGGATTGCCGGGCATCGAGACCAGATTGCCCTTGCTATATACCTTTGGGGTTAGAACCGGCCACCTCTCCCTCAATAGGCTGGCAGCCGTTACCTCGACAAACCCGGCCAAAATCTTCGGCCTTTTTCCCCAGAAAGGCACGATCATGCCTGGGAGCGATGCTGATTTAGTGATCTTTGATCCGCATAGGGAGGTACGACTTACGGCGGAGAGTCTACATCAGAGGGTAGACCATAACCCTTATGCCCATCTGACCGTCAGGGGTTATCCGTCTGTGACCCTCTCCCGTGGACGGGTCATCGTCCGCGATGGCCACTTTCTGGGCGAGCCAGGAATGGGACGCTTCCTTTTGCGTCAACCCTTTGAGCATGGGCTCACCCTACTGTAG
- the rpe gene encoding ribulose-phosphate 3-epimerase, which yields MYKIAPSILSADFSRLGEQVEEVQKAGIDRIHVDVMDGVFVPNITIGPSVLKSIRSLVKVPLDVHLMITAPERFLESFVAAGAAMLTVHYEACPHLHRVVQMIRSLGAKPGVSLNPATPVDHLSEIIEHVDLVLLMSVNPGFGGQSFIPSSILKIERLHTLISERGLSVEIAVDGGINKETAPRVAAAGANVLVAGSAIFHHKRGIIYAIEELREGLRGIGCKS from the coding sequence TTGTATAAGATTGCCCCATCAATTCTCTCGGCTGACTTCAGCCGCCTAGGCGAGCAGGTTGAGGAGGTGCAGAAAGCCGGTATAGATCGTATCCATGTCGACGTGATGGATGGCGTATTCGTGCCTAACATTACGATCGGGCCGTCGGTGCTCAAGAGTATCCGTTCCCTGGTTAAGGTACCCCTTGATGTGCACCTTATGATAACCGCGCCAGAGCGTTTCCTGGAGAGCTTCGTTGCGGCCGGAGCAGCGATGTTGACCGTCCATTACGAGGCCTGTCCTCATCTTCACCGCGTTGTCCAGATGATCAGATCGTTAGGAGCCAAGCCTGGCGTCTCCCTGAATCCAGCGACACCGGTCGACCATCTAAGCGAGATAATAGAACATGTGGACCTCGTTCTTCTGATGAGCGTAAACCCTGGTTTTGGGGGACAATCTTTTATCCCCAGCTCCATCCTGAAGATAGAGAGGTTGCACACGCTGATCTCTGAGAGAGGTCTGAGCGTGGAGATCGCTGTTGATGGGGGCATAAACAAGGAGACAGCACCTAGGGTTGCGGCGGCAGGAGCCAATGTTTTAGTGGCCGGATCGGCCATTTTCCATCACAAGCGTGGCATTATTTATGCCATTGAGGAATTACGTGAAGGTTTAAGAGGGATAGGGTGTAAATCGTGA
- the rpmB gene encoding 50S ribosomal protein L28: MAKCEICGKGTTFGRHIRHKASGRWARRAPKTSRTFKANIQKALLQIDGETRRMHVCTRCLRTQRKAAR; encoded by the coding sequence GTGGCTAAGTGTGAAATCTGTGGGAAGGGAACCACCTTTGGTCGTCATATCCGTCATAAGGCATCCGGACGATGGGCCAGACGAGCTCCAAAAACAAGCAGAACCTTCAAGGCCAATATCCAGAAAGCCCTGTTACAGATCGATGGCGAAACAAGAAGGATGCATGTCTGTACACGCTGCTTGCGAACACAGCGGAAAGCAGCGCGCTGA
- a CDS encoding DUF1858 domain-containing protein has translation MITKESVISEVIRCYPEARSVFMMHGMGCLVCMGAFEETIESGARMHRIDLQRLLEELNKVAEK, from the coding sequence GTGATCACTAAGGAATCGGTCATCAGCGAGGTTATCCGTTGCTATCCAGAAGCTAGGTCTGTGTTTATGATGCATGGTATGGGTTGTCTCGTTTGTATGGGGGCCTTCGAAGAGACGATCGAGAGTGGGGCCCGCATGCATCGGATTGACCTCCAGCGGCTACTGGAGGAGCTCAATAAGGTGGCTGAAAAATGA
- a CDS encoding Asp23/Gls24 family envelope stress response protein: MKGMNWILVGLKRFYGKKAKSELPMEENRQIGRVEVSARAISNIAARAVIECYGVVGMASHGLKDRLARILRIENYRRGVEVKFVNQQIVIDLYVIIEYGTRISEVAHNIASNVKFIVEKSLGLPVVRVNVNVRGLRVSQD; this comes from the coding sequence ATGAAAGGTATGAACTGGATTCTTGTCGGTTTGAAACGATTTTATGGAAAGAAGGCCAAGAGTGAGTTGCCGATGGAAGAAAATAGGCAGATAGGTAGGGTTGAAGTCTCCGCTCGCGCTATCTCTAATATCGCCGCACGTGCAGTAATAGAGTGTTATGGTGTGGTTGGCATGGCCTCCCATGGCCTAAAGGATAGGCTAGCCAGGATCTTGCGCATAGAGAACTATCGCCGCGGCGTCGAGGTTAAATTTGTGAATCAACAGATCGTCATCGATCTTTACGTAATAATCGAATACGGCACACGCATCTCGGAAGTGGCCCATAATATTGCCAGCAATGTGAAATTCATCGTTGAAAAGTCCTTGGGGTTGCCGGTGGTGCGAGTGAACGTAAATGTGCGAGGGTTAAGGGTTAGTCAAGACTAG
- a CDS encoding DAK2 domain-containing protein, translated as MGNDLALWRMTACDGQTLKESLAAATTWLEQKAEEVNLLNVFPVPDGDTGTNMLLTMQAALRRIDVSTDNSIGAIIQAVSYGALMGARGNSGVILSQFLRGLAKAWEKREAIDGADLASGFSMASAMAYKGVIKPVEGTMLTVSKDIAEAAMAATKENRDLLYVLEAAVRAAKVSVARTPTLLSVLREAGVVDAGGEGLFIILEGILRHLRGERTEPTAVSRAVVGMTIGGAEVAPSDGSGEPYGYCTEFVLCGKDLDIEKIRSDIVSFGDSALVVGDDNTVRVHIHTFRPGLVIDYAVALGTLHQIKVDNMQEQHRELLIKRVTPISPKVTVEQISGIAIVAVAAGTGMMEVFQSLGATAVIPGGQTMNPSTEELLQAIEGLPTAQAIILPNNSNILPTAQQAQAHTSKTLAIVPTTNLAQGIAALLAFNLDADLAVNAEMMEKAARSIKTAEITRAVRSTRYKDLQVEEGQPIALVDGELAVAGGDELGVVEGALRKMWAAEAELITIYYGETVGEAQAEGVASLVRAEYPQQRVELVEGGQPFYSYIISVE; from the coding sequence TTGGGGAACGACTTAGCTTTATGGCGGATGACGGCGTGTGATGGACAGACATTAAAAGAAAGCCTGGCTGCGGCCACGACCTGGTTGGAACAAAAAGCAGAGGAAGTAAACCTGCTGAACGTGTTCCCCGTTCCCGACGGTGACACGGGAACAAATATGCTCTTGACGATGCAAGCGGCCCTGAGAAGGATTGATGTTTCCACGGATAATTCCATTGGGGCCATCATTCAAGCCGTATCCTACGGTGCCCTTATGGGTGCTCGAGGCAACTCCGGAGTTATCCTCTCCCAGTTTTTGCGGGGTTTGGCCAAGGCTTGGGAGAAGAGGGAGGCCATCGATGGTGCAGATCTGGCCAGCGGCTTCTCCATGGCCTCGGCTATGGCCTATAAAGGGGTCATCAAGCCTGTCGAAGGGACCATGTTGACGGTGAGTAAGGATATAGCTGAGGCAGCCATGGCTGCGACTAAAGAAAACAGAGACCTTTTGTACGTTCTGGAAGCGGCTGTACGTGCCGCCAAGGTTTCGGTAGCCAGGACACCAACCCTCCTCTCTGTATTACGAGAGGCCGGCGTGGTCGATGCTGGGGGAGAAGGATTATTTATCATCTTGGAGGGCATTTTGCGGCATCTCCGTGGCGAACGCACCGAGCCGACCGCTGTATCCAGGGCGGTCGTTGGAATGACAATCGGTGGGGCTGAGGTAGCCCCATCTGATGGAAGCGGGGAGCCCTACGGCTACTGCACGGAGTTCGTCTTGTGCGGCAAGGATCTAGATATTGAGAAGATCCGCTCAGACATTGTCTCATTCGGTGATTCGGCCCTGGTGGTCGGTGATGACAATACGGTTAGGGTGCATATTCACACCTTTCGTCCTGGGCTTGTTATTGATTATGCGGTTGCTCTCGGCACGCTTCATCAGATCAAGGTCGACAATATGCAGGAGCAGCATCGTGAGCTCTTAATCAAACGTGTAACTCCGATCAGTCCTAAGGTTACTGTGGAGCAGATTAGTGGCATCGCTATCGTTGCTGTGGCCGCTGGTACAGGGATGATGGAGGTGTTTCAAAGCTTGGGAGCAACAGCCGTAATACCCGGTGGGCAAACGATGAATCCGAGTACGGAGGAGTTGCTTCAGGCGATTGAAGGATTACCGACCGCACAGGCGATCATCTTGCCCAACAACAGTAACATACTTCCTACTGCCCAGCAGGCTCAGGCTCATACCTCGAAAACGTTAGCTATTGTCCCGACCACAAATCTCGCCCAGGGGATCGCTGCTCTGCTCGCCTTTAATCTCGACGCCGATCTGGCCGTTAATGCGGAGATGATGGAGAAGGCAGCCCGAAGCATCAAGACTGCCGAGATAACTAGGGCAGTGCGCTCGACGAGATATAAGGATCTACAGGTTGAGGAGGGGCAACCTATCGCTCTGGTCGATGGGGAGCTGGCTGTTGCGGGCGGGGATGAGCTGGGTGTCGTCGAAGGAGCGCTGCGGAAGATGTGGGCTGCGGAGGCAGAGCTCATCACCATCTATTATGGGGAGACGGTGGGCGAGGCACAAGCTGAGGGGGTGGCCTCGCTTGTCCGAGCAGAATATCCCCAGCAGCGGGTGGAGTTAGTCGAGGGCGGTCAGCCTTTCTATAGTTACATTATCTCCGTTGAGTAA
- a CDS encoding DUF1156 domain-containing protein, with the protein MRYIERDLPIEGLNAIAEKEGNAKKPIYQIHKWWARRLGSVFRMLILATFTEWDDTLSPEENQRRLWNRFYSRNELKNKEGKPPIILDPFMGGGTTVVEALRLGCKVIGIDLNPVAWFVTKKEIDPVDFNALDAAFKHLESSVAPRIKHYYRTTCPRGHEADIMYVFWVKKVPCLACGEEVRLFPSFRIATRNDQHTVFCPQCYHIKGDVSSLDSQVECPECGTEYIPEEGYSGGGKYTCPACGQKETILKAVQRREGPPEAEMFALEYYCKVCGRGYKGVTGSDRALYEEARAEFQRLRDRLPFPRQAVPEGLKTRELLNHGYKYFYQMFNERQLLCLSLLLEEILKIEDENTREYMLLTLSDCTNFNNMFCRYDGTKQHSTDLFSRHAYWPTSQPVENNVWGTKLGRNTFVKTYEKLLQAKEYAIKPYELESLYNPARKVIGDSALSVVSDEQFDGSNTVLKAETSEDMSFIRQKVDAVITDPPYCDNVMYSELADFFYVWLRPALKDRYQCFETEISPRAREIVKNPARHDTSKKPGQADKDAEEFFFQGLTRVFRESHRVLRDDGPFVFTFHHKEPWAWKAVLHSIVEAGFYVTVVYPVHAEMKTSTHLLETGGIAYDIPFVCRKRLEEPRRVAWESLKDEIYARVEETVASIRRSGRRISDSDLFVIAMGRCLEVYSKHWPNVMQGGQPVDVDTAVDEIEAMVDSFIKSHELKLLPAGLDEITQLYLLYVAGERGLTWDDLRKRFTTGGGFSLEEFNRRQYLEERKGRTLVPMAPSKRLEFIEKEIERGRPLPLIDVVHYLYSVLESGLDIRPELERWRRDGLVQVLDLLYKKTGVRVYDRLREHAEAVGAGQRRLM; encoded by the coding sequence ATGCGCTATATAGAGCGTGACCTGCCCATAGAAGGTCTTAACGCCATAGCTGAGAAGGAAGGCAACGCCAAGAAGCCCATCTACCAGATTCACAAATGGTGGGCCAGGCGACTGGGCAGCGTCTTTCGCATGCTCATCCTGGCCACCTTCACCGAGTGGGACGATACCCTTTCTCCCGAGGAGAACCAGCGTCGCCTCTGGAACCGCTTCTACTCCAGGAACGAGCTCAAGAACAAAGAGGGCAAGCCACCCATCATCCTGGACCCCTTTATGGGCGGCGGCACCACGGTGGTGGAGGCGTTGCGCCTGGGCTGCAAGGTCATCGGCATTGACCTCAACCCGGTGGCCTGGTTCGTCACCAAGAAGGAGATAGACCCAGTAGACTTCAACGCCCTAGACGCCGCCTTCAAGCACCTCGAGAGCTCTGTTGCGCCCCGCATCAAGCACTACTACCGCACCACCTGCCCCAGGGGACATGAGGCGGACATCATGTATGTCTTCTGGGTGAAGAAGGTGCCCTGCCTGGCCTGTGGCGAGGAGGTGAGGCTCTTTCCCTCCTTCCGCATCGCTACCAGGAACGACCAGCACACCGTCTTCTGCCCTCAGTGCTATCACATCAAGGGCGATGTCTCCTCCCTGGATAGCCAGGTGGAGTGCCCTGAGTGCGGCACGGAATACATACCCGAGGAAGGCTACTCAGGGGGCGGCAAATACACCTGCCCCGCCTGTGGGCAGAAGGAGACCATCCTCAAAGCTGTCCAGAGGCGGGAGGGGCCGCCCGAGGCCGAGATGTTTGCCCTGGAGTACTACTGCAAGGTCTGCGGACGGGGCTACAAGGGGGTCACCGGCAGCGACCGGGCCCTCTACGAGGAGGCCAGGGCTGAGTTTCAGCGGCTTAGAGACAGGCTGCCTTTCCCCAGGCAAGCTGTTCCAGAAGGGCTGAAGACGAGAGAGCTCCTTAATCATGGCTACAAATACTTCTACCAGATGTTCAACGAGCGCCAGCTCCTGTGCCTGTCGCTGCTGCTGGAGGAGATTTTGAAGATTGAGGACGAGAATACCAGGGAGTATATGCTGCTAACTCTTTCTGACTGTACCAACTTCAATAATATGTTCTGCCGATACGATGGAACGAAACAGCATAGCACAGATCTTTTTTCTCGGCACGCCTACTGGCCTACTAGTCAGCCTGTAGAAAACAATGTTTGGGGAACCAAACTAGGGCGGAACACGTTTGTCAAGACGTATGAAAAACTACTGCAAGCCAAAGAGTATGCCATCAAGCCATACGAATTGGAATCGCTTTACAATCCGGCGAGGAAAGTTATCGGTGACTCGGCGCTGTCAGTAGTAAGTGATGAGCAATTCGATGGCTCTAATACTGTGCTAAAGGCCGAGACTTCTGAGGATATGTCGTTTATCAGGCAGAAGGTGGATGCTGTCATCACAGACCCACCTTACTGCGATAATGTGATGTATTCGGAACTGGCTGACTTCTTCTATGTCTGGCTCAGGCCTGCTCTTAAAGATCGCTATCAGTGTTTCGAGACGGAGATTTCACCGAGGGCCAGGGAGATAGTAAAGAACCCCGCCCGCCACGACACCAGCAAGAAGCCCGGGCAGGCGGATAAGGATGCCGAGGAGTTCTTCTTCCAGGGCCTGACTCGGGTCTTTAGGGAATCACATCGGGTACTACGCGATGATGGGCCTTTTGTCTTCACCTTCCACCACAAGGAGCCCTGGGCCTGGAAAGCGGTGCTACACAGTATCGTGGAGGCAGGTTTCTATGTTACAGTTGTGTACCCTGTTCATGCCGAGATGAAGACCTCTACCCATCTTCTGGAAACAGGCGGCATCGCCTATGACATTCCCTTTGTCTGCCGCAAGCGGCTGGAGGAGCCCAGGAGAGTTGCCTGGGAGAGCCTCAAGGATGAAATATACGCCAGGGTGGAGGAGACAGTTGCCTCCATCCGCCGCTCGGGGCGGCGCATCAGCGACTCTGACCTCTTCGTCATCGCCATGGGGCGCTGCCTGGAGGTCTATTCCAAACACTGGCCCAATGTGATGCAGGGTGGCCAGCCCGTGGATGTGGATACGGCCGTGGACGAAATTGAGGCCATGGTGGACTCCTTCATCAAGTCCCACGAGCTTAAGCTGCTACCGGCTGGCCTGGATGAGATCACCCAACTTTACCTCCTCTACGTCGCCGGGGAGAGAGGTCTGACCTGGGACGACCTGCGCAAGCGCTTTACCACCGGCGGCGGCTTCAGCCTGGAGGAGTTCAACCGCCGCCAGTATCTCGAGGAGCGCAAGGGACGGACCTTGGTGCCAATGGCACCCTCAAAGCGCCTGGAGTTCATTGAGAAGGAGATAGAGCGGGGACGGCCCTTACCCCTTATTGATGTTGTCCACTACCTGTATTCAGTTCTGGAGAGCGGGCTGGATATTCGCCCTGAGCTGGAGCGCTGGCGGCGAGATGGTCTGGTGCAGGTGCTGGATTTGCTCTACAAGAAGACCGGAGTGAGGGTCTACGACCGACTGCGGGAGCACGCCGAGGCGGTGGGCGCCGGACAGCGGAGGCTGATGTAG
- a CDS encoding type II toxin-antitoxin system RelE/ParE family toxin, with protein sequence MYELVFSREAVKSLERATPQMRRRIIRALERTRADPLKGRRLRGELEGLFSLRIGGLRAVYEVDAEARAMIVHAIGPWGDIYKK encoded by the coding sequence ATGTATGAGCTGGTCTTCAGCAGGGAAGCGGTAAAGAGCCTGGAAAGGGCTACTCCGCAGATGAGGCGGCGCATCATCAGGGCACTGGAGCGGACGAGAGCCGATCCCCTGAAGGGAAGGAGGCTCCGGGGCGAGCTGGAGGGGCTGTTTAGCCTGCGCATCGGCGGGCTGCGTGCCGTCTACGAGGTGGACGCCGAGGCAAGAGCAATGATAGTCCATGCCATCGGCCCCTGGGGCGACATCTACAAGAAGTGA